One genomic region from Magallana gigas chromosome 3, xbMagGiga1.1, whole genome shotgun sequence encodes:
- the LOC105332033 gene encoding uncharacterized protein: MQSAVLLLLLPVCCGMVIPDGPTPGPPPGCFYNGKHYRPGEIMHSSTEGDCERTISCTEYGPVVGDSRGCFTHHKRAEVSDEPVPSSPDEDEENPKPAVNSTGHGQTGADELYEPVTSNPVEIEENPEPAANSTGQVEEKRAEELNDPELDTVDIDQAIPNKPEERSMLNNYDETVRALNYDVEDRP, encoded by the exons ATGCAGAGCGCTGTTCTTCTCCTACTCCTTCCGGTTTGTTGTGGGATGGTGATTCCAGACGGTCCAACCCCTGGCCCTCCCCCCGGATGTTTTTACAACGGGAAGCATTACAGGCCCGGGGAAATCATGCACTCCAGTACGGAGGGGGACTGTGAGAGAACCATTTCATGTACAGAATATGGTCCAGTTGTCGGAGATTCCAGGGGCTGCTTTACgc ATCATAAAAGAGCCGAGGTATCAGATGAGCCCGTTCCTTCTAGTCCTGATGAAGATGAAGAAAATCCTAAACCAGCAGTAAATTCAACAGGTCATGGTCAAACGGGAGCCGATGAATTATATGAGCCCGTTACTTCTAATCCAgttgaaattgaagaaaatcCTGAACCAGCAGCAAATTCAACAGGTCAAGTTGAAGAAAAAAGAGCCGAGGAATTAAATGATCCCGAGCTAGACACGGTGGACATAGATCAGGCAATCCCTAACAAACCAGAGGAACGGTCTATGCTAAACAATTATGACGAGACCGTCCGGGCGCTGAACTATGACGTAGAGGACCGTCCATAG